TCAAAACTACGTATTAAAGTAAAAGCGGAACATCGAAATCTTCGAAATCCAAAAGGTCCTGAAGGAAGGATTGATAAGTTGCGTAAAACAGTTACcggattaataaaatttgagaGGATTGAAGTCAATTATAACAGAGGGGACGAAGCTCGTCAATATGCCGAAAGAGTATGGATAAATAtatcaactttaaatattttgtagtgcTCCAATTGACcgaacacatttattttatttattggatttttaaaaTCTGTATTTCAATTCTTTTTCTATAACTAATCTTTCtactataatatgttttctttgtatatttatttatcttaataaataaaacttataacattGAAAAGAATACTAAATTAAGGTCataaatgaaaacattaatcaaaattatttgtttcagcTTATATCGGAAGCTATAAGACATGGAGACTGCCACACACCAACTATGAAAATGGCAGACTTTTGGCTACTTGAAAAGGAACTAGTACACAAGCTTTTCAAAGTTCTTGTTCCCAGATTTGAAAATTCAAATGTATCAttcacaaaaatgtataaagcaCCTA
The nucleotide sequence above comes from Manduca sexta isolate Smith_Timp_Sample1 chromosome 11, JHU_Msex_v1.0, whole genome shotgun sequence. Encoded proteins:
- the LOC115442619 gene encoding 39S ribosomal protein L17, mitochondrial — protein: MNQADVSKLVSKLRIKVKAEHRNLRNPKGPEGRIDKLRKTVTGLIKFERIEVNYNRGDEARQYAERLISEAIRHGDCHTPTMKMADFWLLEKELVHKLFKVLVPRFENSNVSFTKMYKAPKPQYSRNLEKAVLELRGNPYPDLFTKQPNNRLWIQNVLLEAAKHDYRQSKYAEIAQNMAKNEEPTQVNSEAPKSEIIEDIKTQ